The Blastococcus sp. HT6-4 genome window below encodes:
- a CDS encoding MerR family transcriptional regulator has translation MNGGMSVGDTAALAGVTVRTLHHYDRIGLLSPSGRTSAGYRQYSPADLERLHQVLLYRELGFPLEEVATLLDDASADPAEHLRRQHRLLRDRLERTQAMVAAVEKEMEARAMGISLTPEERFEVFGDWLPEEYAAEAEEKWGETDAWAQSQQRTRAMTKEDWLRVKVEGDDVERRFAEALAAGVAPGSEQAMDLAEEHRRQISRNFYECSPEMHAGLGRMYVEDERFTAYYERIAPGLAQYVSAAVQANAARQG, from the coding sequence ATGAACGGTGGGATGAGCGTCGGCGACACCGCGGCGCTGGCCGGCGTCACGGTGCGCACGCTGCACCACTACGACCGGATCGGCCTGCTGTCGCCGTCCGGGCGCACGTCGGCCGGCTACCGGCAGTACTCGCCGGCCGATCTGGAGCGGCTGCACCAGGTGCTGCTCTACCGCGAGCTCGGGTTCCCCCTCGAGGAGGTCGCGACCCTGCTGGACGACGCGTCCGCCGACCCGGCCGAGCACCTGCGCCGGCAGCACCGGCTGCTGCGGGACCGGCTGGAGCGGACGCAGGCGATGGTCGCGGCCGTCGAGAAGGAGATGGAGGCACGAGCCATGGGGATCTCGTTGACCCCGGAGGAGCGGTTCGAGGTGTTCGGCGACTGGCTGCCGGAGGAGTACGCCGCCGAGGCCGAGGAGAAGTGGGGGGAGACCGACGCCTGGGCGCAGTCCCAGCAGCGGACCCGCGCCATGACGAAGGAGGACTGGCTGCGGGTCAAGGTCGAGGGCGACGACGTCGAACGCCGGTTCGCCGAGGCGCTGGCTGCTGGCGTCGCGCCCGGGTCGGAGCAGGCGATGGACCTCGCCGAGGAGCACCGGCGGCAGATCAGCCGGAACTTCTACGAGTGCTCGCCGGAGATGCACGCCGGTCTCGGGCGGATGTACGTGGAGGACGAGCGCTTCACCGCGTACTACGAGCGGATCGCGCCCGGTCTGGCGCAGTACGTGAGCGCCGCCGTCCAGGCCAACGCCGCCCGTCAGGGCTGA
- a CDS encoding YdeI/OmpD-associated family protein: protein MEFRTTVTLGGKTATGLQVPDEVVTALGAGKRPPVVVTVGGHTYRTTVAPMGGAYWIPLSAEHRAAAGVAAGDEVSIVVEPDTAPREVTLPDDLAGAMDEAARSFFAGLAPSHKKEWVRWVEEAKKPETRAARIGKTVESLRAGKKSR, encoded by the coding sequence ATGGAGTTCCGGACGACGGTGACGCTCGGTGGGAAGACGGCGACCGGGCTGCAGGTGCCCGACGAGGTGGTCACGGCGCTCGGCGCGGGCAAGCGGCCACCGGTGGTGGTGACGGTCGGCGGTCACACCTACCGGACGACGGTGGCGCCGATGGGCGGCGCGTACTGGATTCCGCTGTCCGCCGAGCACCGGGCGGCCGCGGGTGTGGCGGCCGGGGACGAGGTCAGCATCGTCGTCGAGCCGGACACGGCGCCGCGCGAGGTGACGCTGCCCGACGACCTCGCCGGCGCGATGGACGAGGCGGCCCGGTCGTTCTTCGCCGGCCTCGCGCCCAGCCACAAGAAGGAGTGGGTGCGCTGGGTCGAGGAGGCGAAGAAGCCGGAGACCCGGGCCGCCCGGATCGGGAAGACGGTCGAGTCGCTGCGGGCGGGCAAGAAGTCCCGGTAA
- a CDS encoding TetR/AcrR family transcriptional regulator yields MPTRELRADLIAAATALVERAGSAEAVSLRAVAREAGVTAPAVYGHFADLDALLAAVLDEGFAALRTAVTEAVARRSDPGERLVAGCRAYVETGLAAPGRYRAMFGPRRVAGSRQAFGLLVEGVAACAAAGRSRSRDPEAEATLLWTALHGLVTLRAAAPEGPWPDLDEQLPALVGRLALLTPAGDAGRDQAGPPGPV; encoded by the coding sequence GTGCCGACCCGGGAGCTGCGTGCCGACCTGATCGCGGCGGCCACCGCCCTGGTCGAGCGCGCCGGTTCGGCCGAGGCGGTGAGCCTGCGGGCGGTCGCCCGGGAGGCCGGCGTGACCGCGCCGGCCGTCTACGGGCACTTCGCCGACCTCGACGCGCTGCTCGCGGCAGTGCTCGACGAGGGGTTCGCCGCGCTGCGCACCGCCGTCACCGAGGCGGTGGCCCGTCGCAGCGACCCGGGGGAGCGGCTGGTCGCCGGCTGCCGCGCCTACGTGGAGACCGGGCTGGCCGCCCCCGGCCGGTACCGGGCCATGTTCGGGCCCCGCCGGGTGGCCGGCAGCCGGCAGGCGTTCGGGTTGCTGGTGGAGGGCGTGGCCGCGTGCGCGGCGGCCGGCCGGTCGCGCAGCCGGGACCCGGAGGCGGAGGCGACCCTGCTGTGGACGGCGCTGCACGGGCTGGTGACGCTGCGGGCCGCGGCGCCCGAGGGCCCGTGGCCGGACCTCGACGAGCAACTGCCGGCGCTGGTCGGGCGGCTGGCCCTCCTGACCCCGGCCGGCGACGCCGGGCGTGACCAGGCGGGCCCGCCCGGACCCGTGTGA
- a CDS encoding haloalkane dehalogenase has translation MADDVSPEDPFPRTRITVKDAEMAYVDVGTGESIVFLHGNPTSSYLWRNVIPHVQHLGRCIAPDLIGMGESDKLPDPGPGTYSFETHAAYLEEFLDRVYVGDRITLVLHDWGSGLGFDWAARHPDRVRGIAFTEAIVTPVTWDDWPADARKIFQLMRSPDGEAAVLDKNVFVERILPASVARGLTPEAHDRYRAPFTGREDRWPTLEWPRSIPIEGEPAAVVERVQRYGDWLAGSDVPKLFIDAEPGSILVGRQREFVRSWPALTEVTVAGSHFVPEDSPHEIGRAVADWLPTLP, from the coding sequence ATGGCCGACGACGTCTCGCCCGAGGACCCGTTCCCGCGCACGCGGATCACCGTCAAGGACGCCGAGATGGCGTACGTGGACGTCGGCACCGGGGAGTCGATCGTCTTCCTGCACGGCAACCCGACGTCGTCCTACCTGTGGCGCAACGTGATCCCGCACGTGCAGCACCTCGGCCGCTGCATCGCCCCCGATCTCATCGGCATGGGCGAGTCGGACAAACTGCCCGACCCCGGCCCGGGCACGTACTCGTTCGAGACGCACGCCGCCTACCTGGAGGAGTTCCTGGACCGGGTCTACGTCGGCGACCGGATCACGCTCGTCCTGCACGACTGGGGGTCGGGGCTCGGCTTCGACTGGGCCGCCCGCCACCCGGACCGGGTCCGCGGCATCGCCTTCACCGAGGCGATCGTCACGCCGGTCACCTGGGACGACTGGCCCGCCGACGCCCGCAAGATCTTCCAGCTCATGCGCAGCCCGGACGGCGAGGCCGCGGTGCTGGACAAGAACGTCTTCGTCGAGAGGATCCTGCCGGCGTCCGTGGCCCGCGGGCTGACCCCCGAGGCGCACGACCGGTACCGCGCGCCGTTCACTGGGCGCGAGGACCGCTGGCCGACGCTCGAGTGGCCGCGCTCGATCCCGATCGAGGGCGAGCCCGCGGCCGTGGTCGAGCGGGTGCAGCGGTACGGGGACTGGCTCGCGGGCAGCGACGTCCCGAAGCTGTTCATCGACGCCGAGCCGGGGTCGATCCTGGTCGGCCGCCAGCGCGAGTTCGTGCGCAGCTGGCCGGCGCTCACCGAGGTGACCGTCGCGGGCAGCCACTTCGTCCCGGAGGACTCCCCGCACGAGATCGGGCGCGCGGTGGCCGACTGGCTCCCCACGCTCCCGTAG